In a single window of the Candidatus Thermoplasmatota archaeon genome:
- a CDS encoding SWIB/MDM2 domain-containing protein translates to MKPVKLSPELAAIVGKNEAPRTEVTKKIWAYIKKTKGAQDGRTINPSADPKLKAVLGDKPIDMLKMTSVLNSKHMKG, encoded by the coding sequence ATGAAGCCCGTGAAGCTGAGCCCCGAGCTTGCCGCCATCGTCGGAAAGAACGAAGCGCCCCGCACCGAGGTCACGAAGAAGATCTGGGCCTACATCAAGAAGACGAAGGGCGCCCAAGACGGCCGGACGATCAACCCGAGCGCCGACCCCAAGCTCAAGGCGGTCCTTGGCGACAAGCCCATTGACATGCTCAAAATGACAAGCGTGCTCAACAGCAAGCACATGAAGGGCTAG